In one Ignavibacteriota bacterium genomic region, the following are encoded:
- a CDS encoding TIGR03663 family protein → MAHARRPAVCGILLIAVFLLFDPHRTRWPVWAAVLAAVSPAMVFYSRYYIQEMLLIFFTLCFVAGIYRYTQARTRGWAAFTGIAAGLMFATKETSVITFGVVGAACIAVWFMQRRRGVRSSLPPLAHSLIAVGAVLIVIIALFSSFGRNPRGVLDAFDTFAVYVERAGTTGRHLHPWYYYLQILGWSHAPDGRLWTEAGILLFAGAGFVRVWKERFTVGDPTAVFRAATAIATVLTLVIISVMPYKTPWVMLTPLLGLIIMAGSGIESFVAGADRMRAVRFVLVAGIVVHLGWEAWSASFAQADRPGNPYVYAHPTGDVVEIGKAVSALAAASASPVNVVVYYQDGDYWPMPWYLRTISHTGWWSSVPDSLPRADIVLVSPELEMALTAALYERAAPGERPLYVTLFGRPAYVRPGREIRVYTTLALRELGQRSGGK, encoded by the coding sequence GTGGCACATGCGCGTCGTCCTGCCGTGTGTGGTATCCTCCTGATCGCGGTGTTCCTCCTGTTCGATCCTCACCGTACGCGCTGGCCCGTGTGGGCCGCCGTGCTGGCCGCGGTCTCTCCTGCGATGGTGTTCTACAGCCGCTACTACATCCAGGAGATGCTTCTCATCTTCTTCACGCTGTGCTTTGTCGCGGGTATCTACCGTTACACACAAGCGCGCACGAGGGGATGGGCTGCATTCACGGGCATCGCTGCCGGACTCATGTTCGCGACGAAAGAAACGAGCGTCATCACGTTCGGGGTGGTCGGGGCGGCATGCATCGCCGTGTGGTTCATGCAGAGGCGACGGGGCGTGAGGTCGTCATTACCCCCACTCGCGCACTCGCTCATTGCCGTCGGGGCAGTGCTCATCGTGATCATAGCGCTCTTCTCCTCGTTCGGCAGGAACCCCCGGGGTGTGCTGGATGCCTTCGACACATTCGCGGTGTATGTGGAACGTGCAGGGACGACCGGTCGCCATCTTCATCCCTGGTATTACTATCTGCAGATACTGGGGTGGTCGCACGCGCCCGATGGGCGTTTGTGGACCGAAGCCGGGATCCTGTTGTTCGCCGGCGCAGGGTTCGTGCGGGTGTGGAAGGAACGATTCACGGTTGGCGATCCCACGGCCGTGTTCCGCGCAGCCACGGCGATCGCCACGGTCCTGACGCTTGTCATCATTTCGGTGATGCCGTATAAGACCCCGTGGGTCATGCTCACTCCATTGCTCGGGCTGATCATCATGGCTGGGAGCGGCATCGAATCGTTCGTTGCGGGGGCTGACCGGATGCGCGCGGTGCGGTTCGTACTCGTGGCGGGGATCGTGGTCCATCTCGGATGGGAAGCCTGGAGTGCATCGTTCGCGCAGGCGGACCGGCCCGGCAATCCCTATGTCTACGCACATCCGACAGGTGATGTTGTCGAGATCGGCAAAGCCGTGAGTGCGCTGGCGGCGGCATCTGCATCGCCGGTCAACGTGGTGGTATATTACCAGGACGGCGACTACTGGCCGATGCCGTGGTACCTCCGGACGATATCGCATACAGGTTGGTGGTCTTCGGTTCCCGACTCGCTGCCCCGGGCGGATATCGTGCTGGTATCGCCTGAGCTCGAAATGGCGCTCACGGCCGCACTGTATGAACGCGCGGCTCCGGGTGAGCGGCCGTTGTACGTGACGCTCTTCGGCAGGCCGGCCTACGTCCGTCCGGGGCGTGAGATCCGTGTGTACACCACGCTGGCATTGCGCGAGCTGGGACAACGCTCCGGAGGGAAATGA